The following proteins come from a genomic window of Canis aureus isolate CA01 chromosome 3, VMU_Caureus_v.1.0, whole genome shotgun sequence:
- the LOC144304533 gene encoding uncharacterized protein LOC144304533, with protein sequence MERVLHWISEDWIPPLPNCNNLGKSLHICDPQSIQDPRTLPRRPPAPPRSRPRPATCAGPTWAPRAARTPPPHRTADRPQPILPPNSISLFHSPNPSSPAAPDSPPGGRGPEAGRLRRVPTHRARDAPRLAEEPLPAAGAPRSPRKPRSERGPGGRGLRAPGPTHQELAERGSRRAPGPEEQDAAPARVPTPGPRSARRAGSSLQPPPPPPLLLRHLGRHLDSTPLPPPRLRRPPLRRLRRRLRLLPEGWETDSLPWPSAAPTSAALPGAPRASSPRRSLGPDGGGPLERRRAGAAPCPAAPSALPSRTPAAPPAGSRALGASPGAWERQGPEPPAPPPRRRPPPRARAAGTGKSGPPALRARGVHGHLPTTVSRAAAEARSGIWLTYRAPSFLEKSSAPRALPSEEPPPHVPESRRKNKSRFIRTRRGWPCPDEKVSGVHK encoded by the exons ATGGAACGAGTCCTGCACTGGATATCAGAAGACTGGATTCCACCACTGCCCAACTGCAACAATTTAGGCAAATCGCTTCACATCTGTGACCCTCAGTCCATTCAGGA CCCGCGCACGCTCCCCAGACGGCCCCCCGCTCCGCCTCGGAGCCGGCCGAGGCCCGCCACCTGCGCCggccccacctgggctccccgGGCGGCCCGCACGCCCCCTCCTCACAGGACAGCCGACCGGCCGCAGCCCATTCTTCCTCCAAACTCCATAAGCCTCTTCCACTCGCCCAACCCCAGCTCCCCCGCCGCGCCCGACTCGCCCCCGGGCGGCCGAGGGCCAGAGGCCGGGCGGCTGCGGCGGGTCCCCACCCACCGGGCCCGCGACGCCCCTCGCCTGGCCGAGGAGCCGCTCCCCGCGGCCGGCGCCCCGCGGAGCCCTCGGAAGCCCCGGAGCGAGCGGGGGCCCGGAGGCCGGGGCTTGCGGGCGCCGGGGCCTACTCACCAGGAGCTGGCGGAGCGTGGGAGCCGGCGCGCCCCCGGGCCTGAGGAGCAGGACGCGGCCCCGGCGCGCGTCCCTACCCCGGGACCTCGCTCGGCGCGGCGAGCCGGGAGCTCActccagccgccgccgccgccgccgctgctgcttcGCCACCTTGGCCGCCATCTTGACTcaacccctctccctcccccgcgGCTCCGGCGGCCGCCGCTGAGGCGGCTCCGGCGCCGGCTCCGCCTCCTTCCGGAGGGCTGGGAGACCGACTCCCTCCCCTGGCCGAGCGCCGCTCCTACCTCGGCCGCGCTTCCTGGGGCGCCCCGCGCTTCGTCCCCTCGGCGGTCCCTTGGGCCTGACGGCGGCGGTCCCCTCGAGCGGAGACGGGCCGGGGCCGCGCCGTGCCCGGCCGCACCCAGCGCGCTGCCATCGCGCACTccggccgcgccgcccgccggcTCCCGCGCGCTCGGGGCCTCGCCCGGAGCGTGGGAAAGGCAGGGACccgagccccccgccccacctcctcGGCGGCGGCCGCCTCCTCGGGCCCGGGCTGCGGGGACCGGGAAGTCAGGGCCCCCGGCGCTGCGAGCCCGCGGGGTGCACGGCCACCTCCCCACGACAGTTTCCAGGGCTGCGGCTGAAGCTCGCAGCGGGATCTGGCTGACCTATCGAGCG CCTTCCTTTCTAGAGAAATCCTCGGCACCGCGTGCTCTTCCTTCAGAAGAGCCGCCACCCCACGTGCCAGaatcaagaaggaaaaacaagagtCGGTTCATCCGGACAAGAAGGGGCTGGCCATGTCCTGATGAGAAAGTCTCGGGTGTTCATAAATGA